In Thunnus albacares chromosome 10, fThuAlb1.1, whole genome shotgun sequence, a single window of DNA contains:
- the apool gene encoding MICOS complex subunit MIC27, with protein MAAKVVMVAVPTVLGIASIRVYTVSEVSTDGLITREKLNIYNPLPPSTQVHFVPDRPGVIESGLTTARESILPFVHAVKGACVSVKRGSVNLYHAGEDVFYYLKDPPPGFLPRFGTITMAGLLGMFLARKGSRFKRLAVPLGLMSAGASVCYPAQAVAVFKVTGKKVYAAGQWSSAAVSSLLTSKSQQPVAKEIVASQPQTATVPNPEPAVVEEAQSAPCHASEPSSTTDSSAQSTAVSETEVESVEPVPVSDEPIVTVITEDASSVTLTEICPDQAPTETNTDLAVQAVSAETTPPSEELPAPVESQEPSALKPVSDDVSTEASAADPTPSLEPETVDPAPVEPAPAEAAPSTEEPAAPKTSEEPAAEPEPAAEPEPAAAVEETPTPTHTPPPPEQPAAENNKGGSGFKPDPALMDFGQSNPEDEDLYSTRS; from the exons ATGGCGGCCAAG GTGGTGATGGTGGCCGTCCCGACGGTGCTGGGCATAGCCTCCATCCGAGTGTACACCGTGAGCGAAGTGTCCACTGATGGGCTGATAACTCGAGAAAAG CTGAACATCTACAACCCGCTGCCACCCTCTACTCAGGTTCACTTTGTGCCAGATAGACCTGGTGTTATTGAGAGTGGCTTAACTACAGCGAGAGAGAGCATACTACCCTTTGTCCACGCTGTAAAG GGAGCCTGTGTCTCTGTGAAAAGGGGAAGTGTAAATCTATACCATGCTGGAGAGG ATGTGTTCTATTACTTGAAAGACCCTCCCCCAGGTTTCCTACCCAGATTTGGCACCATCACCATGGCTGGCCTGCTTGGCATGTTCCTGGCACGGAAAG GCTCTCGTTTCAAGAGGTTAGCAGTTCCACTGGGCCTGATGAGTGCAGGAGCATCAGTGTGCTACCCGGCTCAAGCAGTGGCCGTGTTTAAG GTGACGGGCAAGAAGGTGTATGCTGCAGGGCAGTGGAGCAGCGCTGCCGTCTCTTCACTGCTCACCTCCAAGTCCCAGCAGCCTGTTGCCAAAGAGATTGTTGCTTCACAACCACAG aCGGCTACAGTGCCAAATCCAGAGCCTGCAGTAGTTGAGGAGGCTCAGTCTGCCCCCTGCCATGCCTCAGAGCCCAGCTCCACCACAGACAGCTCAGCCCAGAGCACTGCAGTCTCTGAGACTGAGGTGGAATCAGTTGAGCCTGTTCCAGTCTCTGATGAGCCCATTGTCACTGTCATAACAGAGGACGCGTCATCAGTAACACTCACAGAGATATGCCCTGACCAGGCCCCTACAGAGACCAACACAG ATCTTGCGGTACAAGCAGTGTCAGCAGAAACTACTCCTCCCTCCGAGGAACTGCCTGCCCCAGTTGAAAGTCAGGAGCCCTCAGCCTTAAAACCAGTATCAGATGATGTCTCCACTGAAGCCAGCGCAGCTGATCCCACACCGAGCTTAGAACCAGAGACTGTAGATCCTGCTCCAGTTGAGCCTGCTCCGGCTGAGGCCGCTCCTTCCACAGAGGAACCCGCTGCTCCAAAGACCTCAGAAGAGCCAGCAG cCGAGCCTGAACCTGCTGCTGAACCtgagcctgctgctgctgtagagGAGACACCAACCCcgacacacacaccaccacctcctgaacagcctgcagcagaaaacaacaaag GGGGCTCTGGTTTCAAGCCAGACCCAGCTCTCATGGACTTTGGTCAGTCCAACCCAGAGGATGAAGACCTGTACAGCACACGCAGCTGA
- the LOC122990345 gene encoding type-2 angiotensin II receptor-like, with product MSIPTALSFFNSTSSPYTTTEIYLNISLAPCEDWPPVPMTTLIPSIYSIICVLGTIGNALALSVLAHGSASRRTVANTFMLNLCMSDLLFLLSLPLWAVYYSRGYSWPFGWVACKICGALHNLNLYASIFFITCMSMDRYLAIVHPLRSQSARDPKRARLTCILVWVLAFVCTAPTLALRDIQHIPALDVEACVIFYPDHTWYLTLAIIKIVLAFLLPLLVISCCYCAIGRHLLADTGLVRMQNPSHTPSMPSFKSLESKESCGTPERPPTPCVNPSSSGGRPLEGRGLERVLWTVAAVVLAFFLCWFPFHCVTFLDVLKSEGWLDGCWINWTIQNLTPLTLCLGFSNSAINPILYCFIGNHFRGRLGGLCKGLCASCLKARGEDHSQKRGSFSTRLSSFSRKLSDLKDLAIVEASGPA from the coding sequence ATGTCGATCCCAACTGCCCTCTCCTTTTtcaactccacctcctccccctaCACCACTACAGAGATCTATCTGAACATCTCTCTGGCCCCCTGCGAAGATTGGCCTCCTGTACCCATGACCACCCTCATCCCCTCCATCTACAGCATTATCTGCGTGCTGGGCACCATAGGCAACGCCCTGGCATTGAGTGTATTGGCTCATGGCAGTGCCTCGAGGAGAACTGTAGCTAACACTTTCATGCTCAACCTGTGCATGTCTGACCTGCTGTTCCTGCTGTCTCTGCCGCTATGGGCTGTCTACTACTCCAGAGGCTACAGCTGGCCCTTTGGTTGGGTGGCCTGCAAAATCTGTGGCGCTCTCCATAACCTCAACCTCTATGCGTCTATCTTCTTCATCACGTGCATGAGCATGGACCGCTACCTGGCCATCGTACACCCGCTCCGCTCCCAGAGTGCACGAGACCCTAAACGTGCTAGGCTCACGTGTATCCTGGTGTGGGTTCTGGCATTTGTTTGTACAGCACCCACCTTGGCTCTGAGGGATATTCAACACATACCAGCGCTTGATGTGGAGGCTTGTGTGATTTTCTATCCTGATCACACCTGGTATCTGACCCTGGCCATCATCAAGATTGTTCTGGCCTTTCTGCTGCCACTGCTTGTCATCTCTTGTTGCTACTGTGCTATTGGGAGACATTTGTTGGCTGATACAGGGCTGGTGAGAATGCAGAATCCGTCACACACCCCCAGCATGCCCTCTTTTAAATCACTGGAGTCCAAGGAGAGCTGCGGTACACCAGAGAGACCCCCGACCCCCTGTGTGAACCCCAGCTCCAGCGGGGGCAGACCACTGGAGGGCAGAGGGCTGGAGAGGGTATTGTGGACAGTGGCTGCGGTTGTTCTGGCCTTCTTCCTTTGCTGGTTCCCATTCCACTGCGTGACGTTTTTGGATGTGCTGAAGAGTGAAGGATGGTTGGACGGCTGCTGGATAAACTGGACCATCCAAAACCTCACCCCTCTCACCCTCTGCTTGGGCTTCTCCAACTCAGCCATCAACCCCATACTCTACTGCTTCATCGGAAACCATTTCCGGGGCCGTCTCGGGGGCCTCTGTAAGGGTCTGTGTGCTTCATGTTTGAAGGCCCGTGGGGAAGATCACAGTCAGAAGAGGGGCTCCTTCAGCACAAGGCTGAGCTCCTTCTCCCGAAAACTCAGTGACCTGAAAGACTTGGCAATTGTTGAGGCCTCTGGTCCTGCCTAG